From Coffea arabica cultivar ET-39 chromosome 2e, Coffea Arabica ET-39 HiFi, whole genome shotgun sequence, the proteins below share one genomic window:
- the LOC140036898 gene encoding uncharacterized protein isoform X2: MIPFALTASTQIRYLLQSLNASNSDAVLQELCQFTAYGVEGSILLLQTCLDHLNIHGKDFKNVQFEPVFGSVFRYILDKPNFSTVFFQSVKNTINEEFLESLCNALHLSASERIAVGLALSDSENLDIRLYGKNFCMAQIAELCADQMPVDSVEQIQQILMFLHRSEGLSKHVDAFMRMLSLVQLKEGTQFILAPLFSDELREANFFRNLNFSNQNDEDDFDAVLAEMEKEMCMADILKELGYGCTFSVSECKEMLSLFSPLTEITVARMLGTISRTYTGLEDNQNVFSTFRSALGSSSSSDMPTLNSWNPDVLVDSIKELAPEINWTAVIENLDHEGFYVPSEAAFSFFMSVYHRACQDPFPLHAVCGSVWMNTEGQLSFLKYAVAVPPEVFTFAHSGRQLAYLDAVNGHKFQLGHANHAWLCLDLLEVLCQLAERGHASTVRSILEQPLKQYPEILLLGMAHVNTAYNLIQNEVSSAVFSVILKNSAGNSMLLHLWHVNPSMLLRGFADALNADQENVNRVLDACLELKILSPVLDMIPSSFAIRLAAVASRKEPIDLEKWLTANLMTYKDAFYEECIRFLKEVQLAAQEVSANHFQPSGAMWNICSETSSTFLKVLQSHTDQLTSGHLPEELEKLHELYMHANSRQKNGSNADPSSTDGFPADIESEANSYFQQMFSGQLTIDAMIQMLARFKESPEKREQSIFECMIANLFEEYKFFSKYPERQLKIAAVLFGSLIKHQLVTHLTLGIALRAVLDALRKPADSKMFAFGTKALEQFVDRLIEWPQYCNHILQISHLRANHSELVAFIERALARISAAHSESDALHGAAGDQHGAIQASSPNMEMSSSSFPLVGSSHSQQGLQVSSAIQLPQRQQNQLDERKTSGSLPNFLKPALSSASQAAGPLASDTSGIQKSQNAVSALAAHTSSPGFVRASRAITSARFGSALNIETLVAAAERRETPIEAPASEIQDKISFIINNLSAANVEAKAKEFTEILKDQYYPWFAQYMVMKRASIEPNFHDLYLKFLEKVNSKQLTKEIVQATYENCKVLLGSELIKSSSEERSLLKNLGSWLGKITIGRNQVLRAREIDPKSLIIEAYEKGLMIAVIPFTSKVLEPSQGSIAYRPPNPWTMGILGLLVEIYAMPNLKMNLKFDIEVLFKNLGVDMKDVTPTSLLKDKVREVEGNPDFSNKDVGSSQQQMGEVKSSMIPAINQVELPLEVTGPAHPGGHSRVLSQYGGPAPMHLSSGALAEDEKLAALGLSDQLPSAQSLLQGQSPFSVNQLAAPASNIEQQVIVNSKLHTLGLHLHFQSVLPIAMDRAIKEIVSNIKQRSVSIATQTTKELVLKDYAMETDETRIRNAAHLMVASLAGSLAHVTCKEPLRASISSQLRNSLQGLNIASELLEQAVLLVTNDNLDLGCALIEQAATEKAIQTIDGEIAQQLAIRRKHREGVGPTFFDASLYTQGHMGVLPEALRPKPGRLSHSQQRVYEDFVRLPWQNQSTQSSNALPVGPLVSSTSSSVSRGYMQASGQLNAGVYSSGAVSSGMGSVPQPLDVTSDDLDTSLTQIQSVSSAHVGLADSVSPRNVESENVVASFSSVPTELQSVESVVKEPGTAMQQLNQSSASERSGSSVPEPLSTTGDALDKYQVFAEKLENLLTGDAKEAEIQGVIAEVPAIILRCISRDEAALAVAQKAFKALYENASNMAHVSAHLAILAAMRDVSKLVVKELTSWVIYSEEERKFNKDITVGLIRSELLNLAEYNVHIAKLIDGGRNKAATEFAISLIQTLVIGDTRVISELHNLVDALAKLAARPGSPESLQQLVEIVKNPSTAALSGIAIGKDDATRQVKDKKGAVLSAASREEYGAGADSVEPDPAGFREQVSMLFAEWYRICELPGANDGACAHYVLQLQHNGLLKGDDTSDRFFRRLTDLSVSHCLTSEVIGSGPSQSHQTQPLSFLAIDIYAKLVYSVLKFCSVDQGSSKLFLLPKVLAVTVKFIQKDAEEKKTSFNPRPYFRLFINWILDLCSLEPVFDGANFQVLTALANAFHALQPLKVPGFSFVWLELVSHRSFMPKLLAGNAQKGWPYIQRLLVDMFQFMEPFLRNAELGEPIHFLYKGTLRVLLVLLHDFPEFLCDYHFSFCDVIPPSCIQMRNIILSAFPRNMRLPDPSTPNLKIDLLAEISQSPRILSEVDAALKAKQMKNDVDEYLKTRQQGSTFLTDLKQKLLLSPNDAARAGTRYNAPLINSLVLYVGMQAIQQLQARTPPHAQSMASSVPLAVYLVGAALDIFQTLIMDLDTEGRYLFLNAVANQLRYPNNHTHYFSFILLYLFAESNQEMIQEQITRVLLERLIVNRPHPWGLLITFIELIKNPRYNFWSRTFTRCAPEIEKLFESVSRSCGGPKPVDESVVSGGIPDNMH, encoded by the exons TTCACTGCATATGGAGTTGAAGGAAGCATATTGTTACTTCAGACTTGCTTGGATCATCTAAATATTCATGGGAAAGATTTTAAGAATGTGCAATTTGAACCAGTGTTTGGTTCAGTGTTTAGATATATCCTGGATAAGCCCAATTTCAGCACAGTGTTCTTTCAATCTGTAAAGAATACAATCaatgaagaatttctggaaagtCTTTGTAATGCTTTGCACCTCTCAGCATCTGAGAGGATTGCAGTTGGTCTTGCTCTGTCAGATTCAGAGAACCTTGACATTAGATTGTATG GAAAAAACTTCTGCATGGCTCAGATTGCAGAATTATGTGCCGATCAAATGCCTGTTGACTCTGTGGAGCAAATTCAGCAGATTCTGATGTTCCTTCATCGGTCTGAAGGCCTTTCAAAGCATGTAGATGCATTTATGCGGATGTTATCTCTCGTACAATTGAAGGAGGGCACACAGTTCATCTTAGCTCCACTCTTTTCAGACGAACTTCGTGAGGCTAACTTCTTCAG GAACTTGaatttttccaatcaaaatgaTGAGGATGATTTTGATGCTGTCCTAGCTGAAATGGAGAAGGAAATGTGTATGGCTGATATATTGAAGGAATTGGGATATGGTTGCACATTTAGCGTTTCAGAATGCAAAGAGATGTTGTCTCTTTTCTCACCACTTACTGAGATCACTGTTGCTAGGATGCTTGGTACAATTTCCCGTACCTATACTGGCCTTGAGGACAATCAAAATGTTTTCTCAACGTTCCGTTCAGCCCTTGGTAGCAGCAGTTCATCTGATATGCCTACTTTGAACTCTTGGAATCCCGATGTCCTCGTAGATTCAATCAAGGAGCTT GCTCCTGAAATTAACTGGACAGCTGTTATTGAAAACCTGGATCATGAGGGATTTTATGTCCCTAGTGAGGctgctttttcatttttcatgtcTGTTTATCATCGTGCATGCCAG GATCCCTTTCCTCTTCATGCTGTTTGTGGCTCTGTTTGGATGAATACTGAGGGCCAGCTCTCTTTTCTTAAGTATGCTGTTGCAGTACCTCCTGAAGTGTTTACTTTTGCACATTCTGGCAGGCAGTTG GCTTATCTAGATGCTGTGAATGGCCACAAGTTTCAACTTGGACATGCAAATCATGCGTGGTTATGCCTTGATCTTTTGGAGGTTCTGTGCCAGCTGGCTGAGAGGGGTCATGCAAGTACTGTGCGATCCATTCTTGAGCAACCTCTAAAGCAGTATCCAGAAATCTTGCTCCTTGGGATGGCTCATGTTAAT ACTGCATATAATCTCATCCAGAATGAAGTGTCTTCAGCTGTGTTCTCCGTGATACTCAAGAATTCAGCAGGGAATAGTATGCTTCTTCATTTGTGGCATGTCAACCCTAGCATGCTGTTGCGGGGATTTGCAGATGCTCTTAATGCTGACCAGGAGAATGTAAATAGGGTTTTGGATGCCTGCCTGGAGCTGAAG ATTCTATCTCCGGTGCTGGATATGATTCCTTCTTCTTTTGCTATTAGACTTGCTGCGGTTGCTTCTAGAAAGGAACCTATTGACCTAGAGAAGTGGTTGACCGCGAACTTAATGACATACAAGGATGCTTTCTATGAG GAGTGCATAAGATTTCTAAAGGAGGTTCAGCTTGCTGCTCAGGAAGTTTCTGCTAACCACTTCCAACCTTCTGGTGCCATGTGGAATATTTGTTCAGAGACTTCTTCTACCTTCTTAAAG GTCCTTCAATCGCATACAGACCAGTTAACCTCAGGCCACTTGcctgaagaattggagaaaTTGCATGAGTTATATATGCATGCCAATTCTAGACAGAAAAACGGTAGCAATGCTGATCCGTCATCAACTGATGGTTTTCCTGCTGACATTGAATCTGAAGCAAACTCTTATTTCCAGCAAATGTTTTCTGGTCAACTGACCATTGATGCAATGATTCAAATGCTTGCTCGTTTCAAAGAATCTCCAGAGAAAAG GGAACAATCAATTTTCGAGTGCATGATCGCTAATTTATTTGAGGAGTACAAGTTTTTCTCCAAGTATCCTGAAAGGCAGCTCAAGATTGCTGCAGTTCTTTTTG GATCTCTTATCAAGCATCAATTGGTGACGCATCTCACGCTTGGTATTGCTTTGCGGGCTGTTTTGGATGCATTGCGCAAACCTGCAGATTCGAAA ATGTTTGCCTTTGGGACTAAGGCTCTGGAACAGTTTGTGGATCGCCTGATTGAGTGGCCACAGTACTGCAATCATATCTTACAAATATCTCATCTACGTGCTAATCATTCAGAACTTGTTGCTTTTATTGAGAGGGCGCTTGCCCGAATCTCTGCCGCACATTCAGAATCTGATGCACTTCATGGTGCTGCTGGTGATCAACATGGTGCTATTCAGGCATCTTCCCCTAACATGGAA ATGTCAAGCTCATCATTTCCCTTGGTTGGATCTAGTCATTCACAACAAGGCCTGCAAGTTTCTTCTGCAATCCAGCTCCCACAGAGGCAGCAAAATCAATTAGATGAGCGGAAAACCTCTGGAAGCCTGCCCAATTTCTTAAAACCTGCTTTATCCTCTGCAAGCCAAGCTGCTGGTCCCCTAGCAAGTGATACTTCTGGCATTCAGAAG TCACAAAATGCAGTTAGTGCCTTGGCTGCACACACTTCATCTCCTGGTTTTGTTCGTGCATCACGTGCCATTACCTCAGCAA GGTTTGGCTCTGCTTTAAATATTGAAACACTTGTTGCTGCTGCAGAGAGAAGAGAAACTCCTATAGAG GCTCCAGCATCAGAGATTCaggataaaatatcatttattaTCAATAATCTATCTGCTGCAAATGTTGAAGCTAAAGCGAAAGAATTTACTGAGATATTAAAAGATCAATACTATCCCTGGTTTGCTCAGTATATGGTGATGAAAAG GGCGAGCATTGAGCCAAATTTTCATGACTTGTACTTGAAGTTTCTGGAGAAAGTGAATTCAAAGCAATTAACCAAAGAGATTGTGCAAGCGACCTATGAGAATTGCAAG GTTCTTTTGGGATCAGAGCTTATAAAATCAAGTTCGGAAGAGCGTTCGTTGCTAAAAAATCTTGGGAGCTGGCTTGGAAAGATCACCATTGGCAGGAATCAAGTATTGAGGGCACGGGAGATTGATCCCAAATCCTTGATTATAGAG GCATATGAGAAAGGATTGATGATTGCAGTCATTCCCTTCACCTCCAAG GTTCTGGAACCAAGCCAAGGTAGCATAGCATATCGACCCCCTAACCCATGGACCATGGGTATTCTTGGATTGCTTGTAGAGATTTATGCTATGCCAAATTTGAAGATGAACCTAAAGTTTGACATTGAG GTGTTGTTCAAGAACCTTGGTGTGGATATGAAAGACGTAACTCCTACTTCTCTCCTTAAGGATAAGGTCAGAGAAGTTGAAGGAAACCCTGATTTTTCCAACAAGGATGTCGGATCTTCCCAACAACAGATGGGTGAAGTCAAATCTAGCATGATACCTGCAATAAATCAAGTTGAGCTGCCTCTTGAGGTTACTGGTCCAGCACATCCAGGCGGACACTCACGCGTATTATCTCAG TATGGTGGCCCTGCCCCTATGCATCTTTCATCTGGGGCATTGGCAGAAGATGAGAAGCTAGCTGCTCTAGGATTATCTGATCAGCTTCCTTCTGCACAAAGTCTTCTACAGGGGCAGTCACCATTCTCTGTCAATCAG CTTGCTGCACCAGCATCTAACATTGAGCAACAAGTGATTGTCAATTCAAAGCTTCATACATTAGGCTTGCACTTGCACTTTCAGAG TGTACTTCCAATAGCGATGGATAGAGCTATCAAGGAGATAGTTTCCAACATTAAACAACGAAGTGTTTCTATTGCAACTCAAACAACTAAAGAACTTGTTTTAAAG GACTATGCTATGGAGACAGATGAGACACGCATACGTAATGCAGCACATCTTATGGTTGCAAGTTTAGCAGGAAGTTTAGCTCATGTTACTTGCAAG GAACCCTTGCGAGCCTCAATATCAAGTCAGCTCAGGAATTCACTGCAGGGCCTGAATATTGCAAGTGAACTCCTTGAACAAGCTGTTTTACTTGTGACCAATGACAATCTTGACCTGGGTTGTGCACTGATTGAACAAGCTGCCACAGAGAAG GCAATACAAACCATTGATGGAGAAATAGCTCAGCAGCTAGCTATAAGAAGGAAGCATAGAGAGGGCGTTGGTCCAACATTTTTTGATGCAAGCCTCTATACGCAAGGTCATATGGGTGTTTTGCCTGAAGCTCTTCGTCCTAAACCAGGCCGCCTGTCCCATTCTCAGCAGCGAGTTTATGAG GATTTTGTGCGTTTACCCTGGCAAAATCAATCTACCCAGAGCTCAAATGCATTGCCTGTTGGCCCTCTAGTATCATCTACAAGCAGTAGTGTTTCGCGGGGATACATGCAAGCTTCAGGGCAATTAAATGCTGGAGTTTACTCTTCTGGAGCAGTAAGCTCAGGAATGGGTTCTGTTCCACAGCCCTTGGATGTTACGTCCGATGATCTGGATACAAGTTTGACTCAGATTCAAAG TGTTTCATCAGCTCATGTTGGGTTGGCTGACAGTGTCAGTCCACGCAATGTTGAAAGTGAAAATGTAGTTGCATCATTTTCTTCAGTGCCTACTGAACTACAGTCAGTTGAATCTGTTgtgaaa GAACCAGGAACAGCAATGCAGCAACTCAATCAGTCTTCAGCTTCAGAGCGCTCTGGAAGCAGTGTACCAGAACCATTATCTACCACTGGTGATGCACTGGATAAGTATCAGGTTTTTGCTGAGAAG CTTGAAAATCTGTTGACTGGTGATGCCAAAGAAGCAGAGATTCAG gGAGTAATTGCTGAAGTTCCAGCAATAATTTTAAGATGTATAAGTCGAGATGAAGCTGCATTGGCTGTGGCTCAAAAG gctTTCAAGGCTTTGTATGAAAATGCATCAAATATGGCACATGTCAGTGCTCATCTTGCTATCTTGGCTGCCATGCGTGATGTCAGCAAGCTTGTTGTTAAGGAGCTCACTAGTTGG GTGATTTACTCTGAAGAGGAGCGCAAGTTTAACAAAGATATAACAGTTGGTCTCATACGAAGTGAACTACTAAACCTTGCTGAGTACAATGTGCATATAGCCAAGCTCATTGATGGTGGAAGGAATA AGGCTGCTACTGAATTTGCTATTTCTCTTATTCAAACCTTGGTTATTGGTGATACCAGAGTCATATCAGAGCTGCATAACCTGGTTgatgcattggctaag CTTGCTGCTAGACCAGGATCTCCCGAGTCTTTACAGCAGCTTGTTGAGATTGTGAAGAATCCATCTACAGCTGCTTTGTCTGGTATTGCTATTGGGAAGGATGATGCCACCCGACAGGTCAAAGACAAAAAG GGGGCAGTGCTCTCTGCAGCAAGCAGGGAAGAGTATGGTGCAGGAGCAGATTCTGTTGAACCAGATCCTGCTGGCTTTCGTGAGCAG GTTTCCATGCTATTTGCGGAGTGGTATCGAATTTGTGAACTTCCTGGGGCTAATGATGGAGCTTGTGCACATTATGTTTTACAATTACAGCACAATGGCCTACTTAAAGGAGATGATACCTCAGATCGCTTTTTCCGCCGCCTAACA GATCTTTCAGTTTCACATTGCCTAACTTCTGAGGTGATTGGATCTGGTCCTTCCCAATCACATCAAACACAACCTTTATCATTCCTTGCTATTGATATCTACGCCAAATTAGTATACTCAGTTCTGAAG TTTTGTTCTGTAGACCAGGGATCTAGCAAATTATTTCTTCTTCCTAAG GTTCTTGCGGTGACCGTGAAGTTCATTCAGAAGGATGCTGAGGAGAAGAAAACATCCTTTAATCCAAGACCATATTTTAGGCTCTTCATTAACTGGATCTTGGATTTGTGTTCTCTGGAACCTGTTTTTGATGGCGCGAACTTTCAG GTATTGACTGCTTTAGCAAATGCCTTCCATGCTCTCCAGCCCCTTAAAGTTCCAGGGTTCAG CTTTGTGTGGCTTGAGCTGGTGAGTCATAGAAGCTTCATGCCAAAATTACTTGCCGGAAACGCTCAGAAAGGGTGGCCATACATCCAGCGCCTCTTAGTTGACATGTTTCAGTTCATGGAGCCATTTTTGAGAAATGCTGAGCTTGGAGAACCG ATCCATTTTCTCTATAAAGGGACACTAAGGGTGTTGCTGGTGCTGCTTCATGATTTTCCCGAATTCCTATGTGATTATCACTTTAGCTTCTGTGATGTCATCCCTCCTAGTTGCATACAGATGCGAAACATTATCCTGAGTGCATTTCCTCGCAATATGAGGCTACCTGATCCCTCAACTCCAAACTTAAAG ATTGATCTTCTGGCGGAGATTAGTCAATCACCACGGATTCTATCGGAGGTTGATGCTGCACTTAAAGCAAAGCAGATGAAGAATGATGTAGATGAATACCTAAAG ACAAGGCAACAAGGGTCTACATTTCTCACTGATTTAAAGCAGAAACTTCTGCTTTCTCCAAATGATGCTGCCAGAGCTGGAACTCGTTACAATGCACCGCTCATCAATTCCCTTGTGCTGTATGTTGGGATGCAG GCTATACAGCAGCTGCAGGCAAGAACCCCACCTCATGCACAGTCAATGGCCAGTAGTGTTCCACTTGCTGTTTATCTGGTTGGTGCTGCTCTGGATATCTTCCAGACATTAATAATGGATCTAGACACTGAGGGACGTTATCTCTTCTTGAATGCGGTTGCTAACCAGTTGCGTTATCCAAACAACCACACACACTACTTCTCTTTCATCTTGCTCTACCTATTTGCAGAATCAAACCAG GAGATGATTCAGGAGCAAATCACTAGGGTATTGTTGGAGCGCCTAATTGTCAATAGGCCACATCCTTGGGGTTTGCTGATTACTTTTATTGAGCTTATTAAG AATCCTAGGTACAACTTCTGGAGCCGTACTTTCACTAGATGTGCACCAGAGATTGAGAAACTCTTTGAATCTGTTTCGAGATCTTGTGGTGGTCCTAAACCTGTCGATGAAAGTGTAGTTTCTGGTGGGATACCTGACAACATGCATTAA